The window CTCCATTTctgagacaaggatgttgtgagggacagtgtgaaatgctttgcacaagtccaggtagatgacgtcaGTCGCTATTCACATACCCACCGATACTGTGAACCCATCGCAGAAGGCCACCACATTTGTCAGGCACCATTGGCTCTTtatgaagccatgttggctgttcAGCAATCACTTCTCCATTTTCCATGTGCCCCAGCagagtttccaggaggatctgctccatgatctagcaaggcacagaggtgatgctgaccggcctgtagttaacccacatcttcctttttcattccttAATAATGAGGGTTATCATCTGCCAACTTGCTAATGGGGCAGTCCTTCAAATTGCCCTGGGTCATTAATGAGGATGCTGAACAGTGTTGAACAGATAGTGGACAGAACTGGCCCAAGTactgagtcctggggaacaccacttgtgactggttGCCatctggatttaactccattcacaacaGCTCTTTGtgcctggccatccagacagcttttgaccGAGCAAACACAACTCCTGTCCAAGCTATGAgtagccagtttctccaggagaatgaaatgggaaatggtgtcaaaggctttactaggATCAGCTAAAAAACATCCAAAGCTTCTCCCTCATCCACTGAGTGGGTCAACTTGTCCCacaaggagatcaggttagtcagacaggacctgcctttcacgaACCCAcactgactgggcctgatcacctgattgtcctgtacatgccacgTGATGGCACTCGAGATGATCTGCTcaataaccttccctggcaccaaggtcagtcAGAGAGGCTTGGAGTTcaccagatcctccttctggcccttcttgtagatgggcatcacatttgctgacttccagtcaactgggacctccctaGTTAGCCAGAACtgatgataaatgatggaaagcgGCTTAGTGAGCACCTTCCCCTTCGATTATGGgagcttcattctgctcctcatccctgtcttccagctcaggggctgggtaaccagagaacaactggtcttgctattaaaaactgaggcaaagaaggcattaagcacctcagccttatCCTCATCCTTTGGCACTATGTTTCCCCGCACATGCaggaaaggatggagattctccctAGTCCTCCTTTTGTTCCAAATGTATTTACACAAATACTTTTTGTTGCCTTTACGGCAGTAGCCAGATGAATTTCTAGTTGGCCTTAGGTCCTcctcattttctccctgcataacctcatGACATCCTTGGAGTCCTCCTcagttgcctgccccttcttccaaaggtcataaactctcttctctttcctgacttccagccaaagctctctgttcagccaggccggtcttcttccccactggctCATCTTTCGGCACATGGTGACTATGTGTCGCACATGGGGGAATCTTATGAAACCTTCAGACAGAAGCCCCCCCTGTAGCTCCCTCACtaaccaaaaccttgccacgtaaacctagtatcatagaatcatagaatgtcctgagttggaagggacccaaaaggatcattgagtccCACTCCTGTCCCAGCTACAGCCAGTACCCCCAGCTACAAGCTTAAAAGCCAGAGGGACATCAAGACACCCACAGAGCACACCCAACGGGAAAGGCCAGGCCTAAACACAGGCTCAGTGAGCTGGCTCAAGGCAGGGAGGGACCAAATTCAATGCAATGGTCAGAGTCTCACACCCAACACACCACCAAAGCCCAGACcagcctgccagggctgccaggaAATGGGGCCCCCTCTTCACAACGCACCCACAAACCACACCACACCAATGCCGTGGGATGACCTCACTGACAACACCCCACCTCACCTACGCTTTGGTCGCCTCTTCTGCCCGCCATGACACGCGCCATCAACACCAAGCCTTTGGCCTCTAATACTCTCACTTCAAAGCTGCCGCCAGGGCCAAGTGGACACGTCCCCAAGATGAGGACATGAAAAGGGAGCgttgtgggaaggaaaacacGCCCCACCTCATTACTGGCCAGGCTGTGGCACGCACCAGCTGCTTGCTGAACAATGCCGTCATGCGCAAAGGCTGTCCCGCCCCTCGCGGACCAGCATAAAAGCCGGCCCAGCGCCTCTCTCCCTCACACACTTCTCCTCACGCCTTCTCCTCCGCGCTCAACAAGGTGAGCCTcaacccccttcccctccttctcctgccccacctGGCCCGTCTCTTCCAGCACGCTCTGCCCCCGCCTCACAGCCCTGATGCCTCCCCCCTGCCatgctccccacagccccacaccaggcCTCCCCACTCCCTTGCCCTCCTGCAACACCGCCCCTCGCACCCCCATGCCCCTCCGCTTTCTCAACACCCTCTCTTCCAGGGACCCCCCACACCACACCCATGGCCTGCTACGACAGCTGCCGCCCCTGCGGACCCACCCCGCTGgctaacagctgcaacgagccctgtgtcaggcagtgcgAGGCCTCCCGCGTCGTCATCCAGCCTCCCGCCGTGCTGGTCACCCTGCCAggacccatcctcagctccttcccccagaacacCGCCGTCGGATCCACCGCCTCGGCTGCCGTGGGCAACGACCTCAGTGCCCTGGGAGTGCCCATCTCCTCCGGAGGCTTCGGCTATGGCTACGGCTTCGGAGGCCTGGGCTGCTTCAACGGCGGTCTTAGAGGCTGCTACCCCTGCTAAGGGCCCTTGCCACCACCCCTGATCCCAACCAACACATCCTGGAAGCCACGGCATGGATTGAGGACACGCTTCCAGGCCCTTTGTGTCATGTGGACCTGCTGTCCACGGCTCCTTCCCTCAAGGCACCAAGCAAGGAAGCAGGGACGTGTCCAGCCCGGGCTGCCTGGAAACATGGCCCATgaacctcctcctcttctcccacttccttctttgCTTCATATATTCTTTCATGTCCAGTATTCTCCATTGCAACCGCTTTCTGCAATAGAAGGACCACCAGGGACGTCTATCATACTGCTCCCACTGCAGTGCAGGAAGACCTCGATGCTCTGGCAAAATCTATTGCACGCAATGGACCTCTGCTGATGGTCGCCCTACCTGCACCTCAGACCATCTCCCTTCCAATTGGTGCTCCTGCCTTTTCACTCTTTTGTCTCAATAAAGTTCTCCTGCATCCCAGACTCAGATGCCtcctcttgctttcttctcccaagGCTTTTCCAACTTCACCTGCCACAAAGCCAGGGCTCAACAGGCCttcagggtggggggaaaagggCCACAAGATGTCTCCTAGCAAATATACCACCTCAGCCAAACACCGACGGGCACCTGGGTCTTCCAGAATATGACACAAGCCCATCACTGGCTCTAACAGAGGCTTCGATACAACAACGCTCCCCTGCACACAGCTCTGACAGTCTCCCTGTGCCAGCACTCATTTCTCTAACTCTCTTTCCCAGCATGACTCTCCGTCCCTCCCAGCAAACACAATCACACAATCATTGAATTTGGAAGGGACTCAGGAGAGCATGTGCTTCAACcgccctgctcaagcagggacagctagagcaggttgtccGGGACCATGGACAGTCTAGTTTTCAGTATCTCCCAGGAcggagactccaccacctcttctATCCTTTGACCACCCTAACACTGAAAAAGTCTGGCCACCTTTGCCCAGGGAATTCCATCTGTTTTCCCTTGTGCCCATGGCCTCTTGCCCTGCCACTGAGAACAAGTCTCTGTGTCCAGCCCTTCAGCCACTTTGTAGTCCACCTCACTGGACACACAGGCAACGCAGactttatcatagaatcatggaatcacagaattgtttttgttggaaaggacctttaagatcatcaagtccaaccgttaacccagcactgccaaggccaccactaagCCGTGTCACTAAggaccacatctacatggctttcaaatacctccagggatggggactcaatcactgctctgggcagcctcttccagtgcttgataaccctttcgggacaaaattgtccctgatctccaatataaacctcccctggtgcaacttgagtctgtttcctctcgtcctgtcacttctcacttgggagaagagactgacacctaccTCGTTACATTCTCCTTTATTGTATCTGCAGAGGCCAATAATGTCtcccctgagcttccttttctccagactaaacacccccaggtccctcagccgctcctcatcacacttgtgctccagacccttcaccaccctcgttgcctttctttggactctctccagcacctcaaggtcttgctTATAGcgaagggcccaaaactgaccacATTATATGAGGTGCGTCCTCACCACtgccgagtacaggggaacGATCCCTGCCCCAGTCCTGTTagccacactattgctgatacaagccaggatgctggtggccttcttggccacctgggcacactgctggctcatattcagttgGCTGTccatcaacacccccaggtccttttccgccaggcagctttcaagccactcttcccccagcctgtagcttTGCATGTgcttgttgtgacccaagtgcacGACtcacacttggccttgttgcccctcacacagtggcctcggcccatcgatccagcctgtccagatccctctgcagagccttcctacctgCAAGCAGGTCAACACTCCTGCACAACTTCGTGGCGTCTGTGaactcactgagggtgcactcgatcccctcgtccacatcattgataaagatattgaacagaactggcccaagcactgagccctgggaaacaccacttgtgaccggccaccaactgggTTTCATTCCATTCACCAGAAACTCCTTGGGtctggccatccagacagttttttacccagctaAGAGTACACCCGTCCAAGCCATCAGCAGTCAGTTTCTTCAGGACAGTCCTGCGGGAAACATTGTCAAAGGCTTCACTAATGTCTACGTAGACACATCCTTTCCCTCACccactaagcaggtcaccttgtcccagaaggagatcaggttagtcaagcaggacatgcctttcataaacccatgatCACTGGGCCTcatcgcctggttgtcctgtacgtgccgtgtgatggcactcaagatgatctgctcaataaccttccccagcacccaggtCAGACTGACATGCCTgcagttccccagatcctccttctggcctttcttgtagatgggtgtcacatttgcagACTTCCAGTcgactgggacctccccggttagccaggactgatgatAAGTGATGGAAAGCGGCTTGCTGAGCACTGCCGACAGCTCTCTCAGGACCCTTGGCTGGATCCCCTATGGctccatggacttgtgtgtgtctaagtggtgcagcaggtcgctaaccgtttccccttggattatgggggcttcactctgctccccatccctgtcttccagctcaggggccTGGGGACCCgcagaacaactggtcttactagtcaagactgaagcaaaacaggcattaagcacctcagacttatcctcatcctttgtcactgttTCCGTGCACATCCAAGAAGGATGGAgcttctccttagccctccttttgttgctaatgtatttatacaaacatttttaattgtcttttacagcagtagccgGATTAATTTCTAGTTGGCCTTAGGTCCTcctcattttctccctgcataacctcatGACATCCTTGGAGTCCTCCTcagttgcctgccccttcttccaaaggtcataaactctcttctttttcctgactTCCAGCCAAagttctctgttcagccaggccggtcttcttccccactggctCATCTTTCGGCACATGGTGACTATGTGTCGCACATGGGGGAATCTTATGAAACCTTCAGACAGAAGCCCCCCCTGTAGCTCCCTCACtaaccaaaaccttgccacgtaaacctagtatcatagaatcatagaatgtcctgagttggaagggacccaaaaggatcattgagtccaactcctgtcccagctaCAGCCAGTACCCCCAGCTACAAGCTTCCAAGCCAGAGGGACATCAAGACACCCACTGAGCACACCCAACGGGAAAGGCCAGGCCTAAACACAGGCTCAGTGAGCTGGCTCAAGGCAGGGAGGGACCAAATTCAATGGAAGGGGCAGAGTCTCACACCCAACACACCACCAAAGCCCAGACcagcctgccagggctgccaggaAATGAGGCCCCCTCTTCACAACGCACCCACAAACCACACCACACCAATGCCGTGGGATGACCTCACTGACAACACCCCACCTCACCTACGCTTTGGTCGCCTCTTCTGCCCGCCATGACACGCGCCATCAACACCAAGCCTTTGGCCTCTAATACTCTCACTCAAAAGCTGCCGCCAGGCACAAGTGGACACGTCCCCAAGACGAGGACATGAAAAGGGAGCGTCGTGGGAAGGAAAACACGCCCCACCTCATTACTGGCCAGGCTGTGGCACGCACCAGCTGCTTGCTGAACAATGCCGTCATGCGCAAAGGCTGTCCCGCCCCTCGCGGACCAGCATAAAAGCCGGCCCAGCGCCTCTCTCCCTCACACACTTCTCCTCACGCCTTCTCCTCCGTGCTCAACAAGGTGAGCCTcaacccccttcccctccttctcctgccccacctGGCCCATCTCTTCCAGCACACTCTGCCCCCGCCTCACAGCCCTGACTCCTCCCCCCTGCCatgctccccccagccccacaccaggcCTCCCCACTCCCTTGCCCTCCTGCAACACCGCCCCTCGCACCCCCACGCCCCTCCGCTTTCTCAACACCCTCTCTTCCAGGGCCCCCCCACACCACACCCATGGCCTGCTACGACAGCTGCCGCCCCTGCGGACCCACCCCGCTGgctaacagctgcaacgagccctgtgtcaggcagtgcgAGGCCTCCCGCGTCGTCATCCAGCCTCCCGCCGTGCTGGTCACCCTGCCAggacccatcctcagctccttcccccagaacacCGCCGTCGGATCCACCGCCTCGGCTGCCGTGGGCAACGACCTCAGTGCCCTGGGAGTGCCCATCTCCTCCGGAGGCTTCGGCTATGGCTACGGCTTCGGAGGCCTGGGCTGCTTCAACGGCGGTCTTAGAGGCTGCTACCCCTGCTAAGGGCCCTCACCACCACCCCTGATCCCAATCAACACATCCTGGAAGCCACGGCATGGACTGAGGACACGCTTCCAGGCTCCACGGCTCCTTCTCTCAAGGCCCCAATAAAGGAAGCAGGGAAGGGGCCAGCCTGGGCTGCCTGGAAACATGGCCCATgtacctcctcctcttctcccacttccttctttcgTCGTGTCTTCTTCGATGTCCAGTACTCTCCACTGCAACCACTTTCTACAAGCCAAGGACCTCTAGCATGCTTCTCCCACTGCAAGGCAGGAAGACCTCGGTGCTCTCACAAAATCTGCTGCACGCAAGGGAATTCAGCTGATGGTTGCTGTACTTGCACCTCAGACCAGCTCCCTTCCAATTTGTGCTCCTGCCTTTTCgctttcatttttcccctcaataaAGTTCTCCTGCATCCCAGCCTCACACGCCTccacttccttttttctcccaagCCTCGTCCAGCCATACTTAGCACAAAGCCAGGGCTCAACACACCATCAGGGTGGGTGGAAGAGGGCCACAAGACATCCTTCAGGAAGTATGACCTCAGCAACACCACCCACTGGCACCAGGTGGGATTCCAGCCCATGACACAGGCCCTTCATTTGTCCTAACTAAGGCTTGGACACGCTAATGCAATTCCACCCATGCCTCTGATGCAAGCTCCTCATGTGTGGTGGGTTACCTTTGAATGGACGTCAGGTGCCCACCATCACTGCCCCTCCTCAACTggaaaggggaaataaaatatgaCGAAAGGCTCGTGGGTCTAGATAATGCCATGGGTGTCAGTGTCATCCACAGACAtagctgagggtgcactctatcccactgtccatgtcctTGACAAAGATGTTCAACAGCAacggtcccaataccgaccctcGAGGggcaccactcatcactggtctccacccGGACATCAAGActttcaccacaactctttgagtgtcaccatccagccaattccttatccaccaagcGGTCCACCCATCGAATCCATGGCTCTCCATTTCcgagacaaggatgttgtgtgggacagtatcaaatgctttgcacaagtccaggcagATGAAGTCAGTCGCTCTTCACATACCCACTGATGCTGTGAACCCATCGCAGAAGGCCACCACATTTGTCAGGCACCATTGGCTCTTTATGAAGCCATGTTTGCTGTTCAGCAATCACTTCTCcgttttccatgtgcctcagcagagttccaggaggatctgctgcATGATCTAGCAAGGCACAGAGGTGAtgctgaccggcctgtagttaacccacatcttcctttttcattccttAATAATGAGGGTTATCATCTGCCAACTTGCTAATGGGGCAGTCCTTCAAATTGCCCTGGGTCATTAATGAGGATGCTGAACAGTGTTGAACAGATAGTGGACAGAACTGGCCCaagtactgagccctggggaacaccacttgtgactggttgccagctggatttaactccattcacaacaGCTCTTTGTGCCTGGACATCCAGACAGCTTTTTACTGAGCAAACACAACTCCTGTCCAAGGTATGAgtagccagtttctccaggagaatgaaatgggaaatggtgtcaaaggcatTATTGTGACCAGCTAAAAAACATCCAAAGCTtctccctcatccactaagtgggtcaccttgtcccagaaggagatcaggttagtcaagcaggacctgcctttcataaacccatgctcactgggcctgatcacgtggttgtcctgtatgtgttgcgtgatggcactcaagatgaccTTCTCCGGCACCAAGGTCAGAatgacaggcctgtagttccccaggtcctcCTCCGGCCCTTCCTGTAAATGGGCATCACACTTACTAAAGTCTTGTCAACTGagacctccccggttagccgGGAcagctgataaatgatggaaagtggcttggtgagcactgctgccagctccctcagtacccttgtcTGGATCCCATCCAGCACCATAGACTTGCGTATTTCTgagtggtgtagcaggtcgctaaccatttctGTTGGATTATGAGGGCTTCATGCTGCTCCCTCTTGACTAACTTTCTTCCCCAGCACGACTCTCTGGCCATCACAGCaagcagaatcacagcaaaCAGAATCCTTGAGTACGcaaggaacctctggagatcatctagctcAACCCAAGCTGCTCAAGCAGGGGCAGCTTGAGCAGGCTCTCCACAGCCATGTCCAGTCAAGTTTTCAGTAGCTCACAGGATGGAGACTCCAACACCTCTCTGTGCAACCAGTTCCACTGTTTGACTACCCTCACATTGAAAAAGTCTTGCCTTCTCCTCCAAAGAAATGGCAGgtcttttcagctttctcctttGACCCTTGCCCTGATTGGGGGaactgagaagaggctgacttcCCTGTTCtcattccctcccatcaggGCTTTAGACACGTTGATGATGTCTCTCCTGCATGGCCTTGCCTCCTGGCTGAAAAacctcccagctctctcagcttctcctcataggaaggatgctccagtcctttcaGCGTCTTGGTGGCCCTGCACTTGACTTGCTCCACTaagtccatgtccttctcccACTGGGAAGCCCTCagctggacacaggactccacACGGGGCCTCATCAGCACTGAAGAGAGAGCAAGGCCACCTCCCccgacctgctggcaacactcttcCCAACAACACCTTGGAGAATCTTGGTCTCCTTTGCCACAAGGGTGCATTGCTAACGTGTAGTCAGATTGACGTACACCAGAAAAACAAGGTTGTGCTCAGCCAAGCTGCTGTCCAGGCTGTTGGCCCCCCAGCATGTCCTGGTGCCCACTGCTATTCCACCACAGATGCAGGACTTTGAATTTCCCCCTGTTGAACTCCAGGAGAATCCTCTCTGCCCCAGAAGAtctccagcttctccaggtCGCTGTGACTAGTGGCACAACCATCTGGTGACTCAGCCACTCCTCCAGATTTTGCATCATATGCCGACTAGCCGAGTGGGCAACTGTCCCACTGCCCACGTCATGAGGATGGCCTCAACATGAGGATGCCAATAACATGAGGATGTTGAATAGTGTTGGCCTCACGGATCTGAGTCTTGGGCTATGCTACTTGAGACTTGCCTCCAACTGGAGTTTACGCCACTGATCACAAGCTTCTGGGACAAGACACTCAACCACTATGCAGTGCACCTCACTAACAGGCAACCCATATTTATCAGCTTGTCTGGGAGCATGTAAGGGGAGACACTGACAAAGACTTCATTCAAGCAGAGGTCAACAAAAgccactgctctcctcttctccaacaACCAGTCGCTTCAACATGGGAGACATGGAtgttggtcaagcatgacttcccatcGTCAGAGCACATCCAATGGGAAAGGCCAGGCCTAAAGACAGGCTTAGCGAGATGGCAGTAAGGCAGGGAAGGACCGAATGCAATGGAAGGGGCAGGGCCTCATGCCCGGCACACAACCAAAGCCCAGACcagcctgccagggctgccaggaAATGGGGCCCCCTCTTCACAATGCACCCACAAACCACACCACACCAGTGCCGGGGGATGACCTCACTGACAACACCCCACCTCCCCTACGCTTTGGTCGCCTCTTCTGCCCGCCATGACACACGCCATCAACACCAAGCCTTTGGCCTCTAATACTCTCACTTAAAAGCTGCCGCCAGGGCCAAGTGGACACTGCCCCAAGACAAGGACATGAAAAGGGAGCGttatgggaagaaaaacacGCCCCACCTCATTACTGGCCAGGCTGTGGCACGCACCAGCTGCTTGCTGAACAATGCCGTCATGCGCAAAGGCTGTCCCGCCCCTCGCGGACCAGCATAAAAGCCGGCCCA of the Nyctibius grandis isolate bNycGra1 chromosome 3, bNycGra1.pri, whole genome shotgun sequence genome contains:
- the LOC137660750 gene encoding feather keratin-like; the protein is MACYDSCRPCGPTPLANSCNEPCVRQCEASRVVIQPPAVLVTLPGPILSSFPQNTAVGSTASAAVGNDLSALGVPISSGGFGYGYGFGGLGCFNGGLRGCYPC